A genomic segment from Streptomyces sp. NBC_00654 encodes:
- the map gene encoding type I methionyl aminopeptidase has translation MVQLKTDTSIEAMRETGRVVAQLLTRAKEAAAVGVSLLELDETARDVLREAGATSPFLNYRPHFAPTPFPAVICASVNDAIVHGIPTGYRLRDGDLLSIDAGAVLDGWAGDSAISFTVGRARPADTRLIDTAFAALEAGIGAAVVGNRIGDIAHAIGTVCRTAGYGIPEGFGGHGIGRSMHEDPGVPNEGRPGRGMPLRHGMVLAIEPMLIGGGQDVFHPDRDGWTLRTGDGSRAAHAEHTVAITDDGPRILTAL, from the coding sequence ATGGTGCAACTCAAGACAGACACATCCATCGAAGCGATGCGTGAGACCGGCCGCGTCGTCGCACAGCTGCTGACCCGCGCGAAGGAGGCGGCGGCGGTCGGTGTCAGCCTCCTCGAACTCGACGAGACGGCCCGCGACGTCCTGCGCGAGGCGGGGGCCACCTCGCCGTTCCTGAACTACCGGCCGCACTTCGCGCCCACCCCGTTCCCCGCCGTGATCTGCGCGTCCGTCAACGACGCCATCGTGCACGGCATCCCCACCGGATACCGGCTGCGTGACGGCGATCTGCTGAGCATCGACGCGGGCGCCGTCCTGGACGGCTGGGCCGGCGACTCGGCGATCAGCTTCACCGTGGGCCGCGCGCGCCCCGCCGACACCCGGCTGATCGACACGGCGTTCGCCGCGCTGGAGGCGGGCATCGGAGCGGCGGTCGTGGGCAACCGGATCGGTGACATTGCCCATGCCATCGGCACGGTCTGCCGGACGGCCGGTTACGGCATCCCGGAAGGATTCGGCGGTCACGGTATCGGCCGTTCGATGCACGAGGACCCGGGCGTACCGAACGAGGGGCGGCCCGGACGCGGTATGCCGCTGCGGCACGGAATGGTGCTCGCGATCGAGCCGATGCTGATCGGCGGCGGTCAGGACGTGTTCCATCCGGACCGGGACGGCTGGACGCTGCGGACCGGCGACGGCAGCCGGGCGGCGCACGCCGAACACACGGTGGCCATCACCGACGACGGACCCCGCATCCTCACGGCGCTGTGA
- a CDS encoding helix-turn-helix domain-containing protein gives MVRTPLTPEERLRGERLGSLLREARAGRSMAAVAASAGISAETLRKIETGRAPTPAFFTVAALAGALGLSMDELLTRCAPEPDAVPLTA, from the coding sequence ATGGTACGTACGCCACTGACACCCGAAGAGCGCCTTCGCGGCGAACGGCTCGGCTCGCTGCTCCGCGAGGCGCGCGCCGGACGCAGCATGGCCGCGGTCGCCGCGAGCGCCGGAATCTCCGCCGAGACCCTCCGCAAGATCGAGACCGGCCGGGCCCCGACCCCCGCCTTCTTCACCGTCGCCGCACTGGCCGGGGCGCTCGGACTCTCGATGGACGAACTGCTCACCCGCTGCGCACCGGAACCGGACGCGGTGCCCCTGACCGCCTGA
- a CDS encoding PPOX class F420-dependent oxidoreductase, with product MTLQDFARSEYVSLTTYRKDGTPVATPVWAAADGEVLYIWTRSDSWKVKRLRNDTRVRVTVCDVRGRIAEGAPSAEGTARLLDEAGTRAVRKVLARKYTWKFWLVDWPATAVRLGKRPHTGIAVTF from the coding sequence GTGACCCTCCAGGATTTCGCCCGCAGCGAGTACGTCAGCCTGACCACCTACCGGAAGGACGGCACCCCCGTCGCCACGCCCGTCTGGGCCGCGGCCGACGGCGAGGTGCTGTACATCTGGACCCGCTCCGACTCGTGGAAGGTCAAGCGGCTGCGCAACGACACCCGGGTCCGCGTCACCGTCTGCGATGTGCGCGGCCGGATCGCGGAGGGTGCGCCGAGCGCCGAGGGCACCGCGAGGCTGCTGGACGAGGCGGGGACCCGGGCGGTGCGCAAGGTGCTGGCCCGCAAGTACACCTGGAAGTTCTGGCTCGTCGACTGGCCCGCGACGGCCGTACGGCTCGGCAAGCGCCCGCACACCGGCATCGCCGTCACCTTCTGA
- a CDS encoding nitrilase-related carbon-nitrogen hydrolase, with amino-acid sequence MSHVVRAALVQATWTGDTESMIAKHEEHAREAARQGARIIGFQEVFNAPYFCQVQEPEHYRWAEAVPDGPTVRRMQDLARETGMVIVVPVFEIEQTGFYYNTAAVIDADGSYLGKYRKHHIPQVKGFWEKYYFKPGNVGWPVFDTAVGKVGVYICYDRHFPEGWRQLGLNGAQLVYNPSATSRGLSSHLWQLEQPASAVANEYFIAAINRVGQEEYGDNDFYGTSYFVDPRGQFVGDVAGDKEEELLVRDLDFGLIEEVRQQWAFYRDRRPDAYDGLVEP; translated from the coding sequence ATGTCCCACGTCGTACGCGCCGCACTTGTCCAGGCGACCTGGACCGGCGACACCGAATCCATGATCGCCAAGCATGAGGAACATGCGCGCGAGGCCGCCCGGCAGGGGGCGCGGATCATCGGGTTCCAGGAGGTGTTCAACGCCCCCTACTTCTGCCAGGTGCAGGAACCCGAGCACTACCGCTGGGCCGAGGCCGTGCCCGACGGGCCGACCGTCCGGCGGATGCAGGACCTGGCCCGCGAGACCGGCATGGTGATCGTCGTGCCGGTCTTCGAGATCGAGCAGACCGGTTTCTACTACAACACCGCCGCGGTGATCGACGCCGACGGCTCGTACCTCGGCAAGTACCGCAAGCACCACATCCCGCAGGTCAAGGGCTTCTGGGAGAAGTACTACTTCAAGCCCGGGAACGTCGGCTGGCCGGTCTTCGACACGGCCGTGGGCAAGGTCGGCGTGTACATCTGCTACGACCGGCACTTCCCCGAGGGCTGGCGCCAACTCGGCCTCAACGGCGCCCAGTTGGTGTACAACCCGTCGGCCACCTCGCGCGGTCTCTCCAGCCATCTCTGGCAGCTGGAACAGCCCGCCTCCGCCGTCGCCAACGAGTACTTCATCGCCGCGATCAACCGTGTGGGCCAGGAGGAGTACGGCGACAACGACTTCTACGGCACGAGCTACTTCGTCGATCCGCGCGGTCAGTTCGTCGGCGATGTGGCCGGCGACAAGGAGGAGGAACTCCTCGTCCGCGACCTCGACTTCGGCCTGATCGAGGAGGTCCGCCAGCAGTGGGCGTTCTACCGGGACCGCCGGCCGGACGCGTACGACGGGCTGGTGGAGCCGTGA
- a CDS encoding aspartate aminotransferase family protein — protein sequence MTGLHERHLAVSPDWMALYYRRPLELTHGEGRHVWDAEGKRYLDFFGGILTTMTAHALPEVTKAVAEQAGRIIHSSTLYLNRPMVELAERVATLSGIPDARVFFTTSGTEANDTALLLATAYRRSNQVLAMRNSYHGRSFAAVSITGNHAWSPTSLSPLQTLYVHGGVRSRGPYAELSDAQFIKACVADLEDLLGHTREAAALIAEPIQGVGGFTSPPDGLFAAFREVLDRHGILWISDEVQTGWGRTGDHFWGWQAHGEHGPPDILTFAKGIGNGMSIGGVVARAEVMNCLDANSISTFGGSPVTMAAGLANLSYLLEHDLQGNARRVGGLLIERLRAIGARSSCVREVRGRGLMIGVELVKPGTDEAHPEAAAAVLEAAREGGLLIGKGGGHSTSVLRIAPPLSLTVAEAEEGAEILAEALHAAD from the coding sequence GTGACCGGTCTGCACGAGCGCCATCTGGCGGTCAGCCCCGACTGGATGGCGCTCTACTACCGGCGCCCACTGGAGCTGACCCACGGCGAGGGGCGCCACGTCTGGGACGCCGAGGGCAAGCGGTACCTCGACTTCTTCGGCGGCATCCTCACCACCATGACCGCGCACGCCCTGCCCGAGGTCACCAAGGCGGTCGCCGAGCAGGCCGGGCGCATCATCCACTCCTCCACGCTCTACCTCAACCGCCCGATGGTGGAGCTCGCCGAGCGTGTCGCCACGCTCTCCGGCATCCCCGACGCCCGCGTCTTCTTCACCACCTCGGGCACCGAGGCCAACGACACCGCGCTGCTCCTCGCCACCGCGTACCGCAGGTCCAACCAGGTCCTCGCGATGCGCAACAGCTACCACGGGCGTTCGTTCGCCGCGGTCTCCATCACCGGCAACCACGCCTGGTCGCCCACGAGTCTGTCACCGCTGCAGACGCTGTACGTCCATGGCGGCGTCCGCAGCCGCGGCCCGTACGCGGAGCTGAGCGACGCGCAGTTCATCAAGGCGTGCGTCGCCGATCTGGAGGATCTGCTCGGACACACCCGGGAGGCCGCCGCGCTGATCGCCGAACCCATCCAGGGTGTCGGCGGTTTCACCTCGCCGCCCGACGGGCTGTTCGCCGCCTTCCGCGAAGTCCTCGACCGGCACGGCATCCTGTGGATCTCCGACGAGGTGCAGACCGGCTGGGGCCGCACCGGTGACCACTTCTGGGGCTGGCAGGCGCACGGCGAGCACGGGCCGCCGGACATCCTCACCTTCGCCAAGGGCATCGGCAACGGCATGTCGATCGGCGGGGTCGTTGCCCGCGCCGAGGTCATGAACTGCCTGGACGCCAACTCCATTTCGACGTTCGGCGGTTCCCCGGTCACCATGGCCGCCGGACTCGCCAACCTCTCGTACCTCCTGGAGCACGATCTCCAGGGCAACGCGCGGCGGGTCGGCGGACTGCTCATCGAACGCCTCCGGGCGATCGGCGCGCGTTCCTCGTGCGTACGGGAGGTGCGCGGCCGGGGCCTCATGATCGGCGTCGAACTGGTGAAGCCCGGCACCGACGAGGCACACCCGGAAGCCGCGGCGGCCGTGCTGGAGGCGGCCCGTGAGGGCGGGCTGCTCATCGGCAAGGGCGGCGGCCACAGCACCAGCGTGCTGAGGATCGCCCCGCCGCTGTCGCTCACCGTGGCCGAGGCGGAGGAGGGCGCCGAGATCCTGGCGGAGGCCCTGCACGCGGCGGACTGA
- a CDS encoding alkaline phosphatase family protein: protein MHISRSARTAVAAATVVAVALPLATAVAHAEESKATPAAPYAGLPSGTKQAKTLVIGVDGASIDAFGRASVPNLDKLMSTGLTARSNLFANPMAPTVSGAGWSSIATGVWPDKHNVKDNDFTAPNYGQYPDYATRLETADPATSTLVVGTWNPIPQIVFGAATDLRVAGGNDAGTTAKAEDYLAHGNPDSAFVHLDEVDGAGHSSGTGSDAYLKALGVADARIGRLLNAVTSRPTYAQEDWLVVITSDHGHTPTGGHGGNSPGERGTFVIAQGKGIAPGSVRHDVRITDIAPTVLRHEGVATDPAWNLDGTALAEPKPDAFDALRGSLRAPVDETKLPAGTKGWTNAAPAGWSIDNARMPAGGVTEWRGWSFATDEFWTNAELGQGRETNVRARDVFAVADSDEWDDKAHDAGQFDSTLVSPAYRLNGAATANLSYATDYRVDGPQTGDVYVSYDGGAPQLVKSYRANANTVERVKLDVPAGAGTARFSFRYTGTNSAFWTVDQVAFGQPAPPSQLAVASLKAHTKLLGRPGSASPWTVTAEGVVRTAEGRPVRGAKVTAELASDGTVRRLTGTTGKDGSVRLRAVVGRGVAKAALTVTDVRYRDLGYYGELDPVRTLDLTRPTGHRG from the coding sequence GTGCACATCTCGCGCTCCGCGCGTACCGCGGTGGCCGCGGCCACCGTCGTGGCCGTCGCCCTGCCCCTGGCCACCGCCGTCGCCCACGCCGAGGAGTCCAAGGCCACCCCCGCCGCCCCGTACGCCGGTCTGCCGTCCGGTACGAAGCAGGCGAAGACCCTGGTCATCGGTGTCGACGGCGCCTCGATCGACGCCTTCGGCCGGGCCTCCGTACCGAACCTCGACAAGCTGATGTCGACCGGGCTGACGGCCCGCAGCAACCTGTTCGCCAACCCCATGGCCCCGACCGTCTCCGGTGCGGGCTGGTCCTCGATCGCCACGGGCGTCTGGCCGGACAAGCACAACGTCAAGGACAACGACTTCACCGCACCCAACTACGGTCAGTACCCCGACTACGCGACCCGTCTGGAGACCGCCGACCCGGCCACCTCCACGCTGGTCGTCGGCACCTGGAACCCGATCCCCCAGATCGTCTTCGGCGCCGCCACCGACCTGCGCGTCGCGGGCGGCAACGACGCGGGCACCACCGCGAAGGCCGAGGACTACCTCGCACACGGCAACCCCGACTCCGCCTTCGTCCACCTCGACGAGGTCGACGGCGCCGGCCACAGCTCGGGAACGGGCAGCGACGCCTACCTCAAGGCTCTGGGGGTCGCCGACGCCCGGATCGGACGGCTGCTCAACGCCGTCACCTCCCGTCCCACGTACGCCCAGGAGGACTGGCTCGTCGTCATCACCTCCGACCACGGCCACACCCCGACCGGCGGTCACGGCGGCAACTCCCCCGGCGAGCGCGGCACGTTCGTGATAGCGCAGGGCAAGGGCATCGCGCCCGGCTCGGTCCGGCACGATGTCAGGATCACCGATATCGCCCCCACCGTCCTGCGCCACGAGGGCGTCGCCACCGACCCCGCCTGGAACCTGGACGGCACCGCGCTCGCCGAGCCGAAGCCCGATGCCTTCGACGCACTGCGCGGCTCGCTGCGCGCCCCGGTCGACGAGACGAAGCTCCCGGCCGGGACCAAGGGCTGGACGAACGCCGCGCCCGCCGGCTGGAGCATCGACAACGCGCGGATGCCGGCCGGGGGCGTCACCGAGTGGCGCGGCTGGTCCTTCGCGACCGACGAGTTCTGGACGAACGCCGAGCTGGGCCAGGGCCGGGAGACCAATGTCCGGGCCCGCGACGTCTTCGCGGTCGCCGACTCCGACGAATGGGACGACAAGGCGCACGACGCCGGGCAGTTCGACTCGACCCTGGTCAGCCCCGCGTACCGGCTGAACGGCGCGGCGACGGCGAACCTCTCGTACGCGACGGACTACCGCGTCGACGGACCGCAGACCGGCGATGTGTACGTCTCCTACGACGGCGGCGCCCCGCAGCTCGTGAAGTCCTACCGGGCGAACGCCAACACCGTCGAGCGCGTGAAGCTCGATGTCCCGGCCGGGGCGGGGACGGCGCGGTTCAGCTTCCGCTACACCGGCACGAACAGCGCGTTCTGGACCGTCGACCAGGTCGCCTTCGGCCAGCCCGCCCCGCCCTCGCAGCTCGCCGTCGCGTCCCTGAAGGCGCACACCAAGCTGCTCGGCAGGCCGGGTTCGGCGTCCCCGTGGACGGTCACCGCCGAGGGCGTCGTCAGGACCGCCGAAGGCAGGCCGGTGCGCGGGGCCAAGGTCACGGCGGAGCTGGCCTCCGACGGCACGGTGCGCAGGCTCACCGGCACCACCGGCAAGGACGGCTCGGTCCGCTTGCGGGCCGTCGTGGGCCGGGGCGTCGCCAAGGCCGCGCTGACGGTCACCGATGTGCGCTACCGGGACCTCGGCTACTACGGGGAGCTGGACCCGGTCCGCACCCTGGACCTCACCCGCCCCACCGGTCACCGGGGCTGA
- the hydA gene encoding dihydropyrimidinase — translation MSRTVIRGGLVITASDEIQADVLIEGGRVAALAAHGTEAADSWSAERRIDATGKYVIPGGVDAHTHMEMPFGGTYASDTFETGTRAAAWGGTTTIVDFAIQSRGGSLREGLDAWYAKADGNCAIDYAFHMIMSDVNESSLKEMDLLVAEGITSFKLFTAYPGVFLSDDGQILRAMQRAASNGGLIMTHAENGLAIDVLVEQALARGERDPRYHGEVRKALLEAEATHRVIKLSQVAGSPLYVVHVSAQEAVAELARARDEGLPVFGETCPQYLFLSTDNLAEPGFEGAKYVCSTPLRPKEHQAALWRGLRTNDLQVVSTDHCPFCFTGQKERGRGDFSKIPNGMPGVENRMDLLHQAVVDGHISRRRWIEIACAAPARMFGLYPKKGTIAPGADADIVIYDPHAEQIMSAETHHMNVDYSAYEGKRVTGQVETVLSRGVPVIDGRDYVGHAGHGTYLPRGICQFVN, via the coding sequence ATGAGCCGCACCGTCATCCGCGGTGGCCTCGTCATCACCGCGTCCGACGAAATCCAGGCCGACGTACTCATCGAAGGCGGGCGCGTCGCCGCACTCGCCGCCCACGGCACCGAAGCCGCCGACAGCTGGAGCGCCGAGCGGAGGATCGACGCCACCGGAAAGTACGTCATCCCCGGCGGCGTCGACGCGCATACGCATATGGAGATGCCGTTCGGCGGCACCTACGCCTCGGACACCTTCGAGACCGGAACCCGGGCCGCGGCCTGGGGCGGCACCACCACGATCGTCGACTTCGCGATCCAGAGCAGGGGCGGGTCACTGCGCGAAGGCCTCGACGCCTGGTACGCCAAGGCCGACGGCAACTGCGCCATCGACTACGCCTTTCACATGATCATGTCCGATGTGAACGAGTCCTCGCTCAAGGAGATGGACCTCCTGGTGGCGGAGGGCATCACGTCCTTCAAACTCTTCACCGCGTACCCGGGCGTCTTCCTCTCCGACGACGGCCAGATCCTCCGTGCCATGCAGCGCGCCGCCTCCAACGGCGGGCTGATCATGACGCACGCGGAGAACGGTCTCGCCATCGACGTACTGGTGGAACAGGCGCTGGCGCGCGGGGAGAGGGATCCGCGCTATCACGGTGAGGTCAGGAAGGCCCTTCTGGAGGCGGAGGCGACACACCGGGTCATCAAGCTGAGCCAGGTGGCGGGGTCCCCGCTCTACGTGGTGCACGTATCGGCGCAGGAGGCCGTCGCCGAGCTGGCGCGGGCCCGGGACGAGGGCCTTCCCGTATTCGGCGAGACCTGCCCGCAGTACCTCTTCCTGTCGACCGACAATCTCGCGGAACCCGGCTTCGAAGGCGCCAAGTACGTCTGCTCCACCCCGCTGCGCCCGAAGGAGCATCAGGCGGCGCTGTGGCGTGGGCTGCGGACGAACGACCTCCAGGTGGTCTCCACGGACCACTGCCCGTTCTGCTTCACGGGACAGAAGGAGCGGGGCCGGGGGGACTTCTCGAAGATTCCCAACGGAATGCCCGGTGTCGAGAACCGTATGGACCTGCTGCACCAGGCCGTTGTCGACGGCCACATCAGCCGCCGCCGCTGGATCGAGATCGCCTGCGCGGCGCCGGCCCGGATGTTCGGCCTGTATCCGAAGAAGGGCACGATCGCCCCGGGGGCCGACGCCGACATCGTCATCTACGACCCCCACGCCGAGCAGATCATGTCCGCCGAGACGCACCACATGAACGTCGACTACTCGGCCTACGAAGGCAAAAGGGTGACGGGACAGGTGGAGACGGTGCTGTCGCGCGGTGTTCCCGTGATCGACGGACGCGACTACGTGGGACACGCGGGGCACGGGACGTATCTGCCGCGCGGAATCTGCCAGTTCGTGAACTGA
- a CDS encoding TetR/AcrR family transcriptional regulator, which produces MPRTPAPGTRERILAAAADLFDRRGVHAVGMQQIIDELGCGKQLLYREFPSKDQLVVAYLERSALAWERTVAEVCAAVDRPEDQLVELVRAVQGMAPNTRGCPLRNTHAEFPDPDHPAHQVSLKHFQEVREQLRELARRTPAADPDMLGDRIMLIIDGLYVSGSTLGPTGAAATAVGLARDVVRSGIAAAAV; this is translated from the coding sequence ATGCCCCGGACCCCTGCTCCCGGTACCCGCGAGCGCATCCTGGCCGCCGCTGCCGACCTGTTCGACCGGCGCGGCGTGCACGCGGTCGGAATGCAGCAGATCATCGATGAACTCGGGTGCGGCAAGCAATTGCTCTACCGGGAGTTCCCCAGCAAGGACCAGCTGGTGGTGGCCTATCTCGAACGGTCGGCACTGGCCTGGGAGCGGACCGTGGCGGAGGTGTGCGCCGCGGTCGACAGACCGGAGGACCAGCTCGTCGAACTGGTCCGGGCGGTCCAGGGCATGGCGCCGAACACCAGGGGCTGCCCGCTGCGCAACACGCACGCGGAATTCCCCGACCCCGATCATCCGGCACATCAGGTGTCCCTGAAGCACTTCCAGGAAGTGCGTGAGCAGTTGCGTGAACTCGCGCGCCGCACCCCGGCCGCGGACCCGGACATGCTCGGTGACCGGATCATGCTGATCATCGACGGGCTCTATGTGAGCGGTTCGACCCTGGGGCCCACGGGCGCCGCGGCCACGGCCGTCGGGCTCGCCCGGGACGTGGTCCGGTCGGGTATCGCCGCCGCGGCCGTCTGA
- a CDS encoding SDR family NAD(P)-dependent oxidoreductase — translation MKTIVVTGGTSGIGQALAYTYLGRGDQVVVLGPDPAKGRTFLDAARKAGAGDRAFFIEADLSLVSENQRVIGEIGARFAAVDALVLCARYFRSFRAVTSEGFEHNFALYYLSRYLLGYGLAGLMDKADAPVIMNIAGPGAGAAGIRWDDLGLERGYDGWQAMFQGGRLNDLLGVAFAEGGGGHRARYVLLFPGGTRTGFAGDFDPATAAYVDQMKQAAQPVELAIPPIAAIIDSPPREPLSAFVEGMPLSLLRPAFDKGAAARLDGVTRELLRDRLGIS, via the coding sequence GTGAAGACCATTGTTGTGACAGGGGGCACCTCCGGTATCGGGCAGGCGCTCGCGTACACCTATCTGGGCCGGGGGGATCAGGTGGTCGTCCTCGGTCCGGATCCGGCGAAGGGGAGGACGTTCCTCGACGCGGCGCGCAAGGCGGGCGCGGGCGACCGGGCCTTCTTCATCGAGGCCGACCTCAGCCTCGTCAGCGAGAACCAGCGTGTCATCGGGGAGATCGGCGCGAGGTTCGCGGCGGTGGACGCCCTGGTGTTGTGCGCGCGGTACTTCCGTAGCTTCCGGGCGGTGACCTCCGAGGGTTTCGAGCACAACTTCGCGCTGTACTACCTCAGTCGGTATCTGCTCGGATACGGTCTGGCCGGTCTGATGGACAAGGCCGACGCTCCGGTCATCATGAACATCGCCGGCCCGGGTGCGGGCGCGGCGGGCATCCGGTGGGACGACCTCGGGCTGGAGCGGGGCTACGACGGCTGGCAGGCCATGTTCCAGGGGGGACGGCTGAACGACCTTCTCGGTGTCGCGTTCGCCGAGGGGGGCGGGGGGCACCGCGCCCGGTACGTGCTGCTGTTCCCCGGCGGTACGCGCACCGGCTTCGCGGGCGACTTCGACCCCGCCACCGCCGCGTACGTCGATCAGATGAAACAGGCCGCGCAGCCGGTCGAGTTGGCCATCCCCCCGATCGCCGCGATCATCGACTCCCCGCCCCGGGAGCCGCTGAGCGCCTTCGTCGAGGGCATGCCGCTCAGTCTCCTCCGCCCGGCCTTCGACAAGGGTGCGGCGGCGCGGCTGGACGGCGTGACGCGGGAGCTGCTGCGTGACCGTCTCGGCATCTCCTGA
- a CDS encoding cytochrome P450 yields MTDPVSMPHNHRRATCPFRPGPDLVAMHQDPSLRRVPVPNSQLGEVEAVLITREDDARTVLSDARYEVGFAFDPDWSGPRSVMNQPGVLLNYDGDEHTRYRRMQSGAFTMKRIRALSGVIERIVEEHLDAVEKAGPGVDLIRTFAEPLPLMVICELLGAQAEDRAAILERSSTASSIDTTLEVQQDNFAAMTGYMAELVAAHRRDPGDNILGDLVRKHGAELTDDELVGMGLDVLVAGHGTLSGMIGLSALALLSHPEQLALLRDDADDSLSGGAVEELLRLLAVAPPLVRRAATDLSVDDQVIHAGEHVVISTLMANHGTGLTPPAGELDLRRRPVPHLAFGYGRHQCVGQQLARLELRLALPALFRRFPDLRLAVPFEEIEYRTESLVLGVKRLPVVW; encoded by the coding sequence ATGACCGATCCGGTGTCGATGCCCCACAACCACCGCCGGGCCACCTGTCCGTTCCGGCCCGGACCCGACCTCGTCGCGATGCACCAGGACCCCTCGCTGCGCCGGGTCCCGGTGCCGAACTCGCAGCTCGGCGAGGTCGAGGCCGTCCTCATCACCCGGGAGGACGACGCCCGCACGGTCCTCTCCGACGCCCGCTACGAGGTCGGGTTCGCCTTCGACCCCGACTGGAGTGGCCCGCGCTCGGTGATGAACCAGCCGGGCGTCCTGCTCAATTACGACGGTGACGAGCACACCCGCTACCGCCGGATGCAGTCCGGAGCCTTCACGATGAAGAGGATCCGGGCGCTCAGCGGTGTGATCGAGCGGATCGTCGAGGAGCATCTCGACGCCGTGGAGAAGGCGGGGCCGGGGGTGGACCTGATCCGGACGTTCGCCGAGCCGCTGCCCCTGATGGTGATCTGCGAGCTGCTGGGGGCGCAGGCCGAGGACCGGGCGGCCATCCTGGAACGCAGTTCGACCGCGAGCAGCATCGACACCACGCTGGAGGTCCAGCAGGACAACTTCGCGGCGATGACCGGCTACATGGCCGAACTGGTCGCGGCGCACCGGCGGGACCCGGGCGACAACATCCTCGGCGACCTGGTGCGCAAGCACGGCGCGGAGCTGACCGACGACGAACTGGTCGGCATGGGCCTGGACGTCCTGGTGGCCGGACACGGAACCCTCTCCGGCATGATCGGGCTCAGCGCGCTGGCGCTGCTGTCGCACCCGGAACAGCTCGCGCTCCTGCGCGACGACGCCGACGACTCGCTGTCCGGCGGCGCCGTCGAGGAACTGCTGCGGCTGCTGGCAGTGGCGCCCCCGCTGGTCCGGCGGGCGGCCACGGATCTGTCGGTCGACGACCAGGTGATCCATGCCGGTGAGCATGTCGTCATCTCCACCCTGATGGCCAATCACGGTACGGGCCTGACCCCGCCCGCGGGCGAGCTGGATCTGCGGCGCAGGCCCGTACCGCACCTGGCCTTCGGCTACGGCCGTCATCAGTGCGTCGGCCAGCAGCTCGCCCGGCTCGAACTGCGGCTCGCGCTGCCCGCGCTGTTCCGCCGCTTTCCGGACCTGCGGCTCGCGGTGCCGTTCGAGGAGATCGAGTACCGCACCGAATCACTGGTGCTCGGGGTCAAGCGCCTTCCCGTCGTCTGGTGA